Proteins from a single region of Arctopsyche grandis isolate Sample6627 chromosome 1, ASM5162203v2, whole genome shotgun sequence:
- the cn gene encoding kynurenine 3-monooxygenase cn, whose amino-acid sequence MEEHASKNGYQKKLSVAIVGGGLVGSLAALFFAKRGHDVHLFEYREDIRKTPQVRGRSINLSLSSRAWSALNEVGLQSSMAQHGLPMQGRMIHSLHGDTKSIPYDRRTNQCIYSVGRKYLNEVLLTATEKYSNVNLYFQHKLVSANLEEGRLTFLITTSNKTVERCFDLVVGADGAFSTVRRCMMKQPLFDFSQTYIEHGYLELCIPPTKEGQFAMPYKYLHIWPRGEFMMIALPNQDQSWTVTLFMPFVKFKQLDTPEALLKFFNTNFPDAIPLIGKDKLISDFFKGKPLPLVSIKCQPYHISNKAIIVGDAAHAMVPFYGQGMNAGFEDCLLLDRLLTKHGSKLDLVLKEFSEIRVKDAHAICDLAMYNYVEMRDLVMRRTFIMRKKLDDFLHWLMPSKWVPLYNSVTFTDMGYSKCITNRKWQDKV is encoded by the exons ATGGAGGAGCACGCATCTAAGAACGGTTACCAAAAGAAGTTGAGCGTAGCAATCGTTGGCGGAGGActc GTAGGTTCTTTGGCCGCATTATTTTTCGCTAAAAGAGGACACGATGTTCACCTTTTTGAATACAGAGAag ATATTCGAAAGACTCCGCAAGTACGAGGTCGATCAATAAATTTATCATTGTCATCTCGGGCTTGGTCAGCTTTAAATGAAGTTGGATTACAATCTTCTATGGCACAACATGGACTTCCTATGCAGGGAAGAATGATACATTCACTACATGGAGACACTAAGTCCATACCCTACGATAGAAGAACGAATCAg tgCATTTATTCTGTCGGTCGCAAATATCTCAATGAAGTCTTGTTAACAG cAACAGAAAAATACTCCAATGTCAACCTTTACTTTCAACATAAGCTTGTGAGTGCAAATTTAGAGGAGGGGcgtttaacatttttaat tACTACGTCAAACAAAACTGTAGAAAGATGTTTTGATTTGGTGGTTGGAGCCGATGGTGCTTTTTCAACAGTTCGGCGTTGTATGATGAAACAACCATTGTTCGATTTCAGTCAAACTTATATTGAACACGGATATTTGGAACTTTGTATACCACCCACTAAAGAAGGACAG ttTGCCATGCCGTACAAATACTTGCATATTTGGCCAAGAGGTGAATTTATGATGATAGCCTTACCCAATCAAGATCAATCATGGACGGTGACTCTCTTCATGCCTTTTGTGAAGTTTAAACAATTGGATACTCCAGAAGCATTGTTGAAGTTTTTTAATACAAACTTCCCCGATGCCATTCCGTTAATCGGCAAAGATAAGCTTATCTCAGACTTCTTCAAAGGAAAACCATTACCACTTGTTTCAATTAAA TGTCAACCGTATCATATTTCCAACAAAGCAATCATTGTCGGAGATGCAGCACACGCAATGGTACCGTTTTACGGCCAAGGTATGAACGCTGGATTTGAGGATTGTCTCTTGTTAGATCGTCTTTTGACTAAGCATGGATCGAAGCTTGATCTTGTACTTAAGGAGTTTTCAGAGATAAGAGTGAAGGACGCTCACGCCATATGCGATCttgcaatgtataattatgTTGAG aTGCGTGATTTGGTAATGAGACGTACATTTATAATGCGTAAAAAGTTGGACGATTTCCTGCACTGGCTGATGCCTAGCAAATGGGTGCCACTATATAATTCTGTAACGTTCACTGATATGGGTTACAGTAAATGTATTACTAATCGAAAATGGCAGGATAAGGTATAA